The Maridesulfovibrio sp. genomic sequence GAGTGGGACTGGCTGCGGCTTATAGAGCAGAGCGGCAGTGCCACCCCGGAGAGCGGATGGCTTACGGCTCATCTCCTCGTGCGTTATGAAAACAGGCTTGTCGGAGCGGCTCCGCTGTTTGTGCGGGACCAGAGCGAAGGTGAGTTTATTTTTGACCGGGTCTGGGCTGAGGTGGCGCAGAAGGGCGGGATTGCTTATTTCCCCAAGATTGTGGGCATGAGTCCGTTTACTCCCGCTTCCGGATACCGTTTTCTTATTTCTCCGGATGTTCCCGGTAAAAGGGTCTGCGGCCTGATCTGCCATACCCTTGATCGCTTCTGTGCAGTTAACGGTCTGGGCAGCTGTGCTTTCAATTTTGTGGACCCGGACTGGGTTACAGAGATGGAAGCTTTCGGCTATGCCGCTTGGAAGCATCAGGGTTATGTCTGGGAGAATAATGATTACCGTGATTTTGACCATTGGCTGGGAACCCTGAACAGCAACAGGCGTAAGACGGTACGCCGTGAACGAAACGTCCTTCGCCGTGAAAATATCCGGGTGGAAACCCTGACCGGCTATGATATTCCCGAGAGTTATTTCAGCCTGATGTTTCAGTGTTACGAATCCACCAATGATAAATTCGGAGTCTGGAGCTGTAAATATCTCACTCCCCAGTTTTTTGAGGGGTTGAAGCAGAGCATGCTGGAAAACCTGATGTTTACTGTTGCCTACCGAGGTGATGATCCTGAACCTCTGGCTTTGTCCATGTTTGTTTTTTCAGGGGACAAGCTTTGGGGCAGGTATTGGGGCTGTTTTGAGGAAGTGCGTTTCCTCCATTTCGAGCTTTGCTATTATGCACCCATAGAGTGGGCCGTGGCCAATGGCATAAATATATATGACCCGGGCATGGGCGGAGAGCACAAAGCCAGACGCGGCTTTTTCTCCACCCCTTCCTACAGCCTGCATAAATTTACCGACCCGTCCATGGATTTGACTTTCAAGACCTATATTCAGGAAGTGAACAACCTTGAAAACGGGTACATTTGTGAAATGAATGACCTCATGCCCGTAGGCCGTTTGGAAGAGGGGAAAGATTAATTCTGCTGCCGCAGCTGCAGCAGGAAGTTCCGGACCCTTTCATCCTTGCGGGAGACTTCCCCGTATCCCTGAAACTGGTGATCTGTGTCATATGAAATGATTGCGGCCCCGGCCTTTTTAAGTATTGACTTCATTGCATTCTGGTCGAGCAGTTCATCATGTTCGCCGATCAATGCCAGTACCTGCCCTCTGCTTGCTCCCTGCTTTGCAATTCTTTTTTCTAATTCTTCCTGCGCTGTTGCGAAGCGGTCTACATGTTCCTGTGAAATAAGGATGCTGTCACCGTTGGAAAATTCATAGACATCCCCCAGACGGTTGCGGACCAACTCAGCCGGGGTCAGAGCTGGATTAATCAGAAGTGCGGGAATTCTATGCCTTAGGTGCATGATCAGGGAGTAGAATCCGCCCATGGATGATCCCTGCATCACCAGCGGGCGTTCTTTGTTTTCAACTATGATCTTATCAATTATCTCAAGGCATTCAAGTGGGTCTGCGGGTAGGTCAGGACTGATTAGCTCATGATCGGGATAATTTTCAATAAGTGCGGCAGCCTTTGAGTTTGCGCCGGAAGAACCGAATCCGTGTAAGTTAAGGAAAATGTTTTTCATATCAGTAATATTGAGGTATGTTGTTATCCGAGTTGTAATGACTTGCATAGCCGATATCATAATGCTTACTAATCAAATGTGCGGGGCAGGTAAAGGAGTTGCAGTTGAATAAAGAGCATCCGGCGATTGTTTTTTTCAGCGGAGGGACAGCCTTGAACGGTCTGGCTGCTGAGCTTGCCAAGGTCAACCCGGAGTGCGCCTACATCATAACTACTTTTGATTCAGGGGGCAGTTCTGCTGCTTTGAGGGAAGTGTTTGACATGCCTGCGGTCGGCGATGTCCGTAACCGTATTCTCGCCCTTGCTGATACTGACAGTCCTGAAAAAGCCAATATTGTTGCCATGCTCAACACAAGGCTGCCCCGGTATGCGGACCGGACCGCATTATACGGGCAGCTTTCCCATCTTGCCAATGGCTCACATCCCTTGATGGACGGTTTCTCCGAAGTTGTCCGCAAAATTATTTCCGAACGGTTTGCCTTGTTTATTGAATTGGCCGGAGACAGTTTTGATCCGGTCAATGCAAGTCTGGGTAATATTGTACTGGCAGCCGGGTTCATGGCCCATCAGCGGGTTTTGGCTCCGCCGATCGCCCAGCTTTCCCGGTTGATAGGAGCCAGAGGCGTTGTCCGCGCATCCACGGTTGATAACGGGCATCTTGCAGTAAGGTTGATGAATGGTGAGATTCTTGCCGGGCAGCATCTATTTACCGGCAAGGAGAGTGATCCGGTTGCTTCGCCTATTGATGGTATGTGGATTTGTTCCGGTATAGATGATCCCTGGCCGCGTTCGGTGCATGGCTCTTCTCTGGCCATAAATCTGATCAATGATGCAGATATGCTTGTTTATCCCATGGGTAGCTTCTATTCCAGCACATTGGCGGCACTTTCTCCGCAGGGATTGGGTCAGGCCATTTGCAGGAACCCTTGTCCCAAGGTTTTTATCCCGAATATGGGGTTTGACCCTGAACTCATCGGTCACGACATAAATCTTCAGGTGGAGCGGCTTCTGGAGGTGTTGCGTATGGATTCTGCTGCCTATGTCAACTTGAGCAAGGTCTTGAATTTTATTCTCATCGACTCCGTTAACGGCACTTATCAGCAAGAGCAGGATTTTGCAGCCTTGGAAAAACTGCCCGTGAAAGTAATTGACCGCAGGCTGGTTTCAGATGAATCTGAAGGTCTGATTGACCCCCGCCTACTCGCTCCAGTGCTTATGGAGCTGGCCTCAACCGGTGGAAAGGGGGGCGTAAGTTAAATCTGAAAATAAGGAATTTGTATGTATATAGGCGCTCATATGCCCATTACCGGCGGAGTGGACAAGGCTGTAGAGAGGATTATGTCCATAGGCGGGACCGCCTTGCAGATATTTACCCGCAACCAGCGCCAGTGGAAAGTGAAGCCCCTTGATGAAAGCGTGGTCGATAATTTTAAGAGCTTGAGGGAAGAATGGGGCAATTATCCGGTCAGTGTCCACGATTCCTACCTGATTAATCTGGCTTCTCCCAATCCTGAAAGCGCATCCAAATCCGTGAAGGCTTTTGCAGAGGAATTACGCAGAACCGAGAGGCTGGGGGTTGAGTCTCTGGTCACCCATCCCGGCTCACATCTTGGTTCAGGCAAAGTGGAAGCACTTGAAAGGTATGTATCCAACCTTGATCAGGCTATAGCCCTTTCGGAAACAGAGGAAGTAAAGGTCCTCATCGAAAATACCGCAGGGCAGGGAACAAATCTTGGCAGCAGGTTCGGAGAATTGGCCACTATATTGGAAGACTCCGGTTATACCTCACGTATGGGGGTCTGTTTTGATACCTGTCACGCTTTTGCCGCCGGGTACGATCTGCGCAGTGCCGAATCGTGCATAGAGGTTTTTGAGCGTTTTGATGAACTTGTCGGATTGGATTTTATCCGCTTTTTTCATTTAAATGACAGTAAACATGAATTGGGGTCGAAGAAAGACCGTCACGAGCATATTGGAAAGGGACACATTGGACTTGAAGGATTCAGGTTCGTAGTCAATGATACCCGCTTTTCAACCGTCCCCAAGGTTATTGAAACCCCCAAAGATGATGATCCCGAATTTAAGCTTGATAAAATGAATATAGATCTGCTGCGTTCCTTGCACGGTTAGCCGGCTTTATATCGTTTTTGGAATCTCGGTCTGCTGCAGGCGGACAAAAGACTGTCTCCAAACCGTCTTTCCGCCGCAGTCCTCAGTCGTTTATGTTTAGAGGTTTTCAAGGCAGTTCTTCAAGGTGGACACACCGCAGGAATGGAACATGTGCAGAGGAATCTGTTTTGACTTGGTGTATTTAACAATATCTTTTTTGGCCGCATGGGATATCTGGTTAGTGAAGATGATTACATGGTCTGCACTACCGAGTTTTGAAGAAACCTTGTTTTCTTTGCCGGTAAAGACCTTGAGCTTGATGCCTTTCTCCTTTGCTGAAACAATGTAATCCCTTTTGAGCCTGTCCATTCCGCCTATGAGGGCTGCGCACATGGTTGCCTCCTTTGTTTTGGTTTTAGTAATTTTATAGTGAAAATGATTTTCAGTGTCAAGTAGAGGCGGTAAAAAATATCAGTACCGGGCTGAAGTGCCGCGGCTGTTCTCAGGCAGTCAAAATTGTTGTAATGTCGGTATATGTTTTTGCGCAGGTTTGGGGTATTATTCAACACCGGATGTGAAGAGAGTAGACTGGTTTCAAGTCTTTGGAAACGCGGAATTAAATTTTAGTTGGGCGGTATTTTTGATTTGATGAAAAATAATGAGGCTATATCTGAATCCGGGATGGGGAATCTAGTTTCACGCATTTTACTTACCTGCGCATTTGCGGTTTTTGCCGGGTTTGTGGGGCTATCTTTATGGGTCGGGTATTCTTCACAATTGCAGGTCAGGACCACCGCCCGGGATTTGTTTGTGGGCGAGTCTGCGCGGCGGGCAATGGCCGTCAGTTTTTATTTTTCCAATCGTGTTTCCGAACTTGAAAATATTGCCTTAAGTGAGTCTGTACATTCCCTGACCGATGTGTTGAGCGAAAAGGGGCGTGCTGCCTTCACCGATAATTACGCCCTTGTGGAGGATGTTTGTTCGTTTGTGAATAGCAGTCTCTACCAACGCAGCGCTGGCAATGAGCAGGCCTATTCACGGATTGCAATTCTTGATGACGGGGGCGGGATTATTGTTGATTCTGATGCCGAATGTACGCTGGAAAGCGGTGATCATGAGCTGGAAAAGTTCAGGGTCCGGCACGGTTCCCCTGCTTTCTTTGCAGGGGAGTATGGTGGAGAACTCGCGATTGTGGTCAGCGTTCCCATTGATGCTTCAAAGGGAATCAGGGGGACTGTAGTTGGTTGGACAAAATTGGACAGCCTTTACCGCAGTCTCGGTTTCATGACCGTGTCTCCTTCTGTCGGCAGTGATTTCCTGCGAGTGGGAGGAACAGTCGTTGCCGTTTCAGACAGTTCCGCGCGGCAGAGCGGACAACTTCTGCTTATGGATGTCCTGCATGAGTGGGACGGCCTGACGGTTCTGAAAGCCGGACAGTCAGGCAGGGAAGTTGATTATCTTGCTATTTCATCTCCGGTGCAGGGGACTTCGCTTAGCGTTATCAGCCTTGTGGAAGAGGAAAAATTATTTGGTTTCCTTAGCCTCAGGGCTCAGTTTATGCTTTCAATCTTTATCTTTTTGATAATAAGTATCGGCTGCCTCTGGCTGATACGGTCCGTGCTGGCCCGCAAGGTTTATGATGCCCGCATGCAGGAGGCCGCAAAGAGGGTTGAGGAAGTCAACAGGCAGAAGGATAAGATCGAGCAGGAAATCAAAAACCGCCATCTTGCCGATGCGTTGCGCAGGAGGGCTGAAATCAAATTCAGGGATATTTTTGATAATGCACCGATCGGTATTTTCCAAGCCACCCTTGACGGCAGTTATCTGACTGTGAATAAGGCTCTTGCAGAGTTGTACGGCTATGAGAGCAGTGAGGACCTGATATCCAAAGTCGAAAGCCTCGGCAGTCAGATCTATGTGAATATGGAAGATTGGAACCGTGCCGTACAGATATTGCACTTATCAGGGCGGGTCGCCGGATACGAAGCGGAATGCCGTCGCAGTGACGGTAGTGTGGTCTGGACTTCACGTGATTTGAGATTGGTCGAGGCTGAACCTGGAATGCCTGCTTATGTGGAAGGTTTTGTCATCAATATAAGTGCCCGCAAAAAGGCTGAAGAGAAGCAGCAGAAGAGCGAGTGGAGGTTCCGGTCTCTTTTCGAGAATTCTCCGGTGGCCCTGTGGGAGCTGGATATGCGCAAACTCAAGGCTCTTTTCGATTCATACGGTCTGGAAAAGGGTCCTGCTATTCGAGAGACGTTGCTTTCAGACTTGGAATCGGTGAAACAATCTATGAACTTGGTGGAAATAATAGATGCCAATAACCGCACCCTCGAATTTTTCGGTAACAATTCGCGTGAAGAACTAACCAATAAAGGGTTTTCAGCCTACGTTTCTCCGGATTCATGGCGTATATTCCGAACCATAATGCTTGACCTGATTGCAGGAGCACAAAGACACCGCAGTGAGTTTAATTTCATCCGGCTGGACGGCAAGGAGCAGTCTTTTATTCTTAATATGAATATTGTTCCGGGATTTGAGGACTCCTGGTCCCGTGTGCTGGTTTCTGTCGAAGATATTTCAGAGCTTAAAAGAATCGAGCGTGAGCTGCGGGCCAGCAGGGAGGAGGCGCAGAAAGCCAATGAAGCCAAAGGACGTTTTCTTGCCAATATGACACATGAATTCAGGACTCCCATGAACGCGGTCAAGGGTATGGTCCAACTCCTGCAACGTTCTGAATTAACAGCTGAACAGCAGGAGAATCTGCGTTTGATCAAGTCGTCAGTGGATAGCCTGCTGGTTATTGTCAACGATATCCTTGATTATTCCAAACTTGATTCCGTGCATGTTGAATTGAATGAAGAGCCTATAGATCTTCCCGTTTTCCTGAGTGATATGCGGGATGTGGTTGATGTGGGGGCCATGAACAAGCCTTTGCAGGTACTCCTTGAAGCGGAGAATGTGCCGGGGTGCGTGCGGGTTGACAGCCTGCGTCTGCGTCAGGTGCTTGTCAATCTGTTGGGTAATGCCGTTAAATTTACCGATAAAGGGTCAGTGACCTTGCGGTGCAGTCTCGATTCACACTCCGCTGAAGACAGCAAAAACTATCTCCATTTCGAGGTCTCTGATACAGGTATAGGATTGCCCGAGGAAGCAGTTGAGGATCTATTCAAATCCTTTGTGCAGGCTGATCCCAGCATAACCCGTCGTTACGGCGGAACCGGTCTGGGGCTGTCAATTTGTTATAAGCTGGTCAAGCATCTTGGGGGAGAACTTTCGGCCTGTAATAACGAGCATGGAGGGGCGTTGTTTTCCTTCTCCCTGCCCGTGGAAGTATGTGGCCGTAGTTGCGTTGATGGAGAGTGCGATAGTGTAAATTCCCCCCCCGAAAGTGTCGATTTTTCCGGTATTAAAGTGCTGGTAGCTGATGATAGCAAGATGAATCGTATTCTGCTGCGTAAGATTTTTGATAAAAACGGACTTACTGATTATGTGATGGTTGAAAACGGCAAAGATGCTGTTGACGCTTTTTCCGAGTCTGATGATTTTGATCTGATTCTCATGGATATACAGATGCCTGTACTTGACGGTTTTGAAGCTACCCGGGCAATCCGTAAAACCCATTCCCCGGTCAGGATTGTAGCCCTTACAGCCAATGTGGGGGGAGAAATTCTGGATAAATGTATTGAAAGCGGGATGGATTCACGGATTACCAAGCCCTTCAACGTGGATGACCTGCTTGCGGAATTGGCAAAGGTAGCCCAAAACTAGACGGTGAATAGTTGATTTTTGCTTGGGATGTTGTGCCGGTAAGAAAATGCTTTGAGTGCAGGTAGTTGTGTGATTTTTGTCCTGTCCGATATTTCTTGAACGGTTTTAATTACAATGGTAATTCCCTAGTAATGACGTATGATTTCAGGCTGCCTTAAGGGTTTAAGTTTTTTTACAGGCGAATTGTGATGATAAAGGCTCTTGCACAGAAAAAATATAATTATTTACGTGTGGCCCCTTTACCCCATTTTGTACTGGGACTCTGTATCGGCATGGTGGTGACTCTTGCATGGCTGGCGGCTGAGTTCTATCGTGACGGGCACAGTTTCGGCTTCATCACCTCGGCGGCCATTGCCCTGAGCTGGGTGACCGGGGCTTTCTTTTCCGTGGCCGATATTATCAGCCGTTACCGGGAGTATCTGCGTATCCGCAGAATGCTGATGGATAAAGGTTACAGTGATAAGATTTTTAAGACTGTGGCCTCTTCCCGCTGTCAGCGCGACGCTGCTCTCTGGGCTGCCAGACAGGCCGGATACGGGTGCCTGGCCAAGAAGGTCTACCACCGCCTTGGATACCGCTGGTATCATATTATGCCGGACATGTTGGTCCGTAATCCTTTCCGTTTATTTACCCCTAAATTTTTGCGCATGGCATTTATGCCCGGTAAGCGTGTTAAATAGGTCTGCCTCCGGCGACTGGGGAAGCTCTACTAAAAGTTTCCAAGCCGCCAGAGGCAGAATCATTTCATTAAAAAAGAGTTTAGCGCATTAAAGGTTTTCTTAATGCGTATTGGGCTTTGCCCGGAAAACAAATTTTCCATCCTTTTCTTCAGCAACAGCCTTGTGTCTCGGCGGGATGGCGCGGTATTTTACAGCCGGATAGCCTAAGAACAGAGCTCCGTGGGCCATGTGTTCAGCGGGGATGGCGAGAAAATCCAGAACCTTTTGACTATATGCCGCGGCCAGTACCACGTAGCCTGCCCAGCAGGTCCCATAGCCTTGGGCATGGGCAGCCAGTTCAAGGGTATTGGTGGCGATTACGGTATCGGCCTGCGGGGTGATGCCCTGCTTCGGCGCCCATGCAACAGCCACAGCCGGTGCCTTACGGCAGATCACATCGTTGCCTTTTTTCCATGCATTAACAATTCCGGCTAGAAATAATTTTTCAGCCAGCGGATTTTTCTGTTTGACCATATCTTCCATCCACTCAACGATCACCTCGCCAAGCTCGTGGACCTTCTCGGCAGTGTCCAGAACCGTCCATGAGACAGGCTGTGCGTTGTGACCGGAAGGAGAGTAGGCTGCAGTATGGATGAGTTCACCGATTTCAACTGAACTTATATTTTTTTTCTTGAATTTACGCACGGAGCGGCGGGTTTTGATCAGGGTTTCAACGGAAGCCGCATCTGGCAGTTCTTCCTTGCTGAAAGGAACTGCTTTTTGTCCTTCAAATGCAGTAAGGGTTATGGCTCCGGTGGGGCAGACGGCCATGCAATGACCGCAGTTGATACAGTAGTTTGTTTTCTTGGGATGAACGGTGGGTATCTGCCCTTTTTCTTCCACAGTCAGTACAGAGAGAGGGCATTCGTTTACGCAAAGTTCGTCCGCTTTGCATAGTTTCGCATCAATTATAACTGGTAACATTTTAGTTTCCTTGTTTGTGGGTATGAATTTGTGTTTGTGAATAGGTAAGCATTGCTTACGATTTGACCAGCAAAAAAACGCCTCTTTGCGGGAGGCGTTTTCAGATTGATGACAAAGTCTCAATGATTTATTTTCATTGCATTAATTGAATCTACTTCGAAGCCTTTTTAATCACGACAGCTTTGCCGTAGTCAGGCTCAGCATCCTTGGTTTCGGCCCCCGTTTTTTCCGGTTCTGGATCAATTTTTTCCCCGGATTCGGTTATGCTGAAATCTTCTGCTTCACACGGGAGGTCTTTCCAGGAAAGCTTAATGCTGAGTTTGTTTTTCCGTTTATTGGTTTTGGCTTTGATCTCCATGTTGATTTTATCGGAAGGGATCAGAGTCGCAGATTCTTCCCCGTTCTGGATGATCATGTTACCCGCTTTGAATCCTTTAAGGATGTCTTCCAGAATGGTGATTGCTTCTTCCTGCCCGACTTTCTTTTTCAGGCTGACTTTGGTTTTTTCTTCTTTGCCCATACGTACCTGCCTTTTTCTGTGGTCATCAGGTCAGTGAGAGCAGGGCCTGCGAGAGAAGATGCGGGTCCAGATAGGGAGTGCTTTCTTCGCTGACAAGCTCGCAGTCTATTACCCGAATACCGAGTTTGTTGATTTCTCTTTTATCTATTCCGCCGGGGTAGATCCCGTTTACCGAGTCCACAAGTATGAAATTGAGTACATCGCTGATAGCTATATTGTATGGATCGTCCTTGCGCAGGTAATAGAGGAGCTTGTGAATCTGATCGGTCAGGGAATGGCCTTTCAGTTCCGGATCGGTTCCGGTATTGGGGGTAAAAATTTTCGGGCACCTGTTTTCGCTGATTGCTTTGCCGATACCTTCAGGCAGCAGGTTGGCCACCACACTGGAATAAAAGCTCCCCAAGGGATAGCAGATCAGTTCCGCGCTGCAGATCAGCTTGCTCATTTTATTGCGGATTTTAACTGTGCAGGGGGTGGAATCGTCCAGTTCTTTAGCCAGCCAGAGTTTCTTGATGCCGGAACCGATGGGTGAGGCTTCTTTCCCGGTAAGCAGGTGCTGCCCGACCACAAATGTACCGTCTTCCAGTTCTGCCGCAAGATGGATATCCCTGTTGACCGTAGGGCGCACAATACCGCGAACCTCAACCAGCTTTGAGAAAATATAAATTACCGGATCAATGTGGCGGCGGTTGTTGATGTATCCGGCGGTGAGAATAATATTGCCGATACTGGCTCCGCGCAGGTTGAAATCCTCCATCACGTCTGCAAATTGAATGAAATGGGTACGGATTATTTTGCGCATGGGGGCAGGAATATCGCGAACCAGCGGGTGTTTGCACGCCATCATTTCTTCGAATTCCGCACGCAGTTCATCATCGTCAGCATTCTTGGGCAGGCGGTAGGCGAAAAGCTTGTATATTTCCGGGTTGCCCAGCACAGATTGATCAGCAAGAGCCATTAGTCTGTTGCGGATATCACCTATTCCAAACATATTAAACTGGCTGCGAATGACAGCCGAGCTGCCCCCGGAATCAAAAGGCGTTATCACGTGGATGCTGTTGTGAGTGTACTGGGTCAGTACGGTGGAAGTCTTTTTAAGCGCAGTACCGCCGCTGAAAAAAAGAATTCTGGGGCCCAGGTCCGGGGTTCTTCTGTAGCGTTCCAGTTTAATCGGGTCCGGCACCCGTACTTCACGTTTGATTTTAATGCGCATTTTGTTGCCTCCGGCAGTTGGGGAAGGGGAACTTTCCCCGCTGCCATCCCCTCGAAACTTTTTAGTATGCTTCACAGCTTCGTTTATTAAAGCGGCGAAGCCTTAATAAAAGGTTTTGGGATTCTTAAACCCTTTTGGAAAAGGATTTAAGGCCTCCGGCAGGGCCACCGGAGGCTATATCAGTTAGATCGATCCGTCTTTCATAAATTTCAAACAGGCATCGGCAGCTTTGTCGAAATCCACACCGCCGCTGATTTCAATGAGAGTAGTCTTTGACAGAAAGTCCGCATAGGCGTCAACATCGGGATCGCTTTCTTTTTCAGGAGAATCGGGACGGTAAAAAAGTCCGGTTCCCTTCATGAATGCGGGAAGCAGGTCTTTGCGTTCTTTGGGGTCGACGATATTGACTGTTGTTTCGGAATTATCGCGCTTCCAGTTAAGGATTACCAGTCCGCTTAAGGGAGCCTTGAGGATGAATTTATTTTTGCCGTAGCATTCGTCGATAAGAGCATCATATTTGTGTTCGAGTTCCCACAGTTCTTCCTTGGGCATGGCGAGAAAACGCTCCTTGTCTTCACGAGTCACGATGCAGGAAAGGTCCGGGTTGTTCAAGGCGGTGCCGGGATTGATGCGCGGCTGTTTGGCTACCCCGTACATGGTCAGGGAATCGCCGTTGTCTTCGGCCATTACCCGGTCATTGCTGACAAAGGTGGTGCCCCGGCTCATCAGGTGCAGGGCGAGGGTGGATTTACCCATGCCTGAGAATCCGGCCATGGCAATTCCGCGTCCATTTTCAATCACACCTGCGGCATGTCCGAGAAAGCACCCGTTGTTAAGTTTGTACTCAATAAAGCGGTTGTTAATGAAGTTAATGACCTGATTGGAGTTTTCAATGCAGGGACCGATGGCGATGTTGTCCTCCCCACCGAAAACGAAGAGCATCCCGGTCAGTCTTTTGTAAACAACACGGCCATCAGGAAGATTATGAAATTCTTCTTTGATTTTGGTCTTGCCCGGATCAGGCTGCTTTACGGTGTATTCAAGGCCGAGGTCCGCTACGGGACATTCATGTGCGGTGATAAGGATGTCACCTTTGTCTGTATCTACCAAAAATTCTTTGAAGTAGTTGTTCAGATCGGCCAGCAGCTGAGAGTTGTTGACTCTTGTTTCGATTACACAGCCCCCGAAGTCGATAAACAGGGATTCGGTTGCGGGGAAATCTTTGCGGTATTTTTCAATAATTGCGGATTTGGTGATTGCGCTCTGGTTCATTATTCTTCTACCTTTTTGATAACATAGTCTACGTAATGGGCAGCAGCGTCTATGCCGCGGGCATCAAGCAGGCCGCGGAATCCGCCGAAGGCTGATACTTCAAAAATAAAGGGTCCCTCAGGGGTGATGGCAACGTCCACACAGGTGAAATCGAGGTTGAATATGGCCTGCGCTTTACGGGCGAGGTCGATGATTTCCTGCGGGGGATCAACTGGCGCGTATTTGCCGCCGTTTACGGTGGTGGTATTCCATGAGTCGGTGGTTTTGCAGCGGGCGTAAGTGGTCAGATATTCACCGCCGAGAAAGACGATGCCGAGGTCGCTGTCATTGAGGTCGATAGTTTTCTGGATGT encodes the following:
- a CDS encoding GAK system CofD-like protein; the encoded protein is MRIKIKREVRVPDPIKLERYRRTPDLGPRILFFSGGTALKKTSTVLTQYTHNSIHVITPFDSGGSSAVIRSQFNMFGIGDIRNRLMALADQSVLGNPEIYKLFAYRLPKNADDDELRAEFEEMMACKHPLVRDIPAPMRKIIRTHFIQFADVMEDFNLRGASIGNIILTAGYINNRRHIDPVIYIFSKLVEVRGIVRPTVNRDIHLAAELEDGTFVVGQHLLTGKEASPIGSGIKKLWLAKELDDSTPCTVKIRNKMSKLICSAELICYPLGSFYSSVVANLLPEGIGKAISENRCPKIFTPNTGTDPELKGHSLTDQIHKLLYYLRKDDPYNIAISDVLNFILVDSVNGIYPGGIDKREINKLGIRVIDCELVSEESTPYLDPHLLSQALLSLT
- a CDS encoding HprK-related kinase B encodes the protein MNQSAITKSAIIEKYRKDFPATESLFIDFGGCVIETRVNNSQLLADLNNYFKEFLVDTDKGDILITAHECPVADLGLEYTVKQPDPGKTKIKEEFHNLPDGRVVYKRLTGMLFVFGGEDNIAIGPCIENSNQVINFINNRFIEYKLNNGCFLGHAAGVIENGRGIAMAGFSGMGKSTLALHLMSRGTTFVSNDRVMAEDNGDSLTMYGVAKQPRINPGTALNNPDLSCIVTREDKERFLAMPKEELWELEHKYDALIDECYGKNKFILKAPLSGLVILNWKRDNSETTVNIVDPKERKDLLPAFMKGTGLFYRPDSPEKESDPDVDAYADFLSKTTLIEISGGVDFDKAADACLKFMKDGSI